In Candidatus Obscuribacterales bacterium, a single window of DNA contains:
- a CDS encoding NTP transferase domain-containing protein, producing MKAVIMAGGSGTRLRPLTSDLPKPMVPVANKPMAEHIVNLLRKHNFDDIVFTLHYLPEAIENYFGDGSEFGVNIRYSTEHGKPLGTAGCVKAIQDNLDSTFLVISGDCLTDIDLTKAIQFHKEKKSKATIVLKRVENPLDYGVVITDGENRIQRFVEKPGASEIFSDTVNSGIYILEPEVLLYIIMGREQDFSNDLFPLLLLRNEPMYGYVADGYWCDIGNLAVYRQAHLDILDGKVKLEIAEQQIVPGVFVGQGTEIDPKANLEAPILIGSNCRIGRDTHLGPHTVIGDNVIVQEKVSLKQPIIWSGSYISNEAQLRACILCKSVTVHRGAEILEGAVIGADSSVGQEAHIAPDVRIWPNKSVDSGASVTSSVIWGTRAPRSLFGARGVSGLVNVEITPEFAVNLAAAYGATIKNGPVLVSRDYWGVSRMISRAIVSGLMSVGVEVQNLEAMPLPIARFYVKTQRAAGLIHTRVSQRETDKIAIEFFNSDGTVISKSMERKIEGTFFKKDFPRCLPADVGNISYPSRVREYYMAEFLTHIKGQVFEQDKVAFCVMPGSTFTRMTKDGSFTTRAPKVAVDYAMAETGVILPDLLGQLGVETVVLNASIRGVPPRQEERIAMRKQLADVVKALKADLGIQIGRNGEQITLVDETGQIIRGELLLATIVDIVLRDKPGRSVVVPVNSSSVIERIAARYGSKVVRCKASETEIGVTVSQLSDAALGGSSNGCFVFPEFQNGYDAMFVIGQVLEHLTYQGRTLSQAVNQLPTLIYQVDSVHCPWERKGRVMRLLVEKHHNKPMELLDGVKIQTRPEHWILVLPDPVDPLVHVYADGIDLQSTSADLNEYTQLVRYLQQV from the coding sequence ATGAAAGCCGTAATCATGGCCGGTGGTTCAGGCACCCGCTTGAGACCTTTAACCAGCGATTTGCCAAAGCCCATGGTACCCGTGGCTAATAAGCCTATGGCTGAGCATATAGTCAACCTTTTGAGAAAGCACAATTTCGACGACATCGTTTTTACGCTGCACTATTTGCCTGAAGCAATTGAGAATTACTTCGGTGATGGCAGTGAGTTTGGTGTCAACATTCGATACTCAACTGAGCACGGCAAGCCGTTGGGTACAGCGGGCTGTGTCAAAGCGATTCAAGATAATTTGGATTCAACTTTTCTTGTTATCTCAGGTGATTGTTTAACTGACATTGATTTGACCAAGGCCATTCAGTTCCATAAAGAGAAAAAATCCAAAGCAACAATTGTTTTGAAGCGTGTGGAAAATCCACTTGATTATGGCGTAGTCATAACCGATGGTGAGAATCGTATTCAACGTTTTGTGGAAAAACCGGGCGCATCGGAAATATTTTCAGACACGGTAAATTCTGGAATATACATACTGGAACCGGAAGTTCTGCTCTATATAATTATGGGCCGCGAGCAAGATTTCTCCAACGATCTTTTCCCATTGCTGCTTCTGCGCAATGAGCCAATGTATGGATACGTTGCTGATGGTTACTGGTGCGACATAGGCAATTTGGCTGTATATCGCCAAGCGCATCTGGATATTCTTGATGGCAAAGTGAAACTAGAAATTGCCGAACAACAAATAGTTCCCGGTGTGTTTGTTGGACAAGGGACAGAAATTGATCCCAAAGCTAATTTGGAAGCCCCAATATTAATAGGCAGCAATTGCCGTATTGGACGTGATACCCATTTGGGTCCACACACTGTGATAGGCGACAATGTCATTGTTCAAGAAAAGGTTTCACTGAAGCAGCCAATTATTTGGTCGGGTTCTTATATAAGCAACGAAGCACAACTGCGCGCCTGCATTCTCTGTAAAAGCGTGACTGTGCACAGAGGTGCAGAAATTCTTGAAGGTGCTGTCATCGGTGCGGACTCGTCTGTGGGACAAGAAGCCCATATTGCTCCGGATGTGCGAATCTGGCCCAATAAGTCAGTCGATTCAGGAGCCAGTGTAACTTCTTCTGTTATTTGGGGGACGCGTGCGCCGAGAAGCCTCTTTGGTGCTCGTGGAGTATCTGGACTGGTTAATGTGGAAATTACTCCGGAGTTTGCTGTTAATTTGGCGGCGGCTTATGGTGCCACTATTAAAAATGGACCCGTGCTTGTCAGCCGCGACTATTGGGGCGTCAGTCGCATGATCAGCCGAGCAATTGTCTCTGGGTTGATGTCTGTCGGTGTTGAGGTGCAAAACCTGGAAGCGATGCCTTTGCCGATTGCTCGTTTCTATGTGAAAACACAAAGAGCGGCAGGTCTCATTCATACGCGAGTTTCGCAGCGTGAAACTGACAAGATCGCCATTGAGTTTTTCAATAGCGATGGAACGGTAATATCTAAATCAATGGAGCGCAAGATTGAAGGTACCTTCTTTAAGAAAGACTTTCCGCGCTGCTTGCCGGCTGATGTCGGAAATATTAGTTATCCAAGTCGCGTGCGCGAATACTACATGGCCGAATTCTTGACCCACATAAAAGGTCAGGTGTTTGAACAAGACAAAGTGGCATTCTGTGTGATGCCCGGTTCGACATTCACACGTATGACCAAAGATGGTTCGTTTACCACGCGTGCGCCAAAGGTTGCAGTTGATTATGCGATGGCTGAAACTGGCGTAATCTTGCCTGACTTGCTTGGTCAATTAGGTGTGGAAACCGTTGTCTTGAACGCTTCTATCCGTGGTGTGCCGCCACGGCAAGAAGAGCGCATTGCCATGCGCAAGCAATTAGCTGATGTTGTAAAAGCTTTGAAGGCTGATTTGGGTATCCAGATTGGTCGCAATGGTGAGCAAATAACTCTCGTTGACGAAACAGGACAAATTATTCGCGGTGAATTACTGCTTGCCACAATTGTCGATATCGTTTTACGCGACAAACCAGGGCGCTCCGTTGTTGTGCCTGTAAATTCCAGCTCTGTAATAGAGCGCATTGCCGCTCGCTACGGCTCGAAAGTTGTGCGCTGCAAGGCATCGGAAACAGAAATTGGCGTGACGGTTTCGCAACTTTCCGATGCTGCTCTAGGGGGCTCGTCCAATGGATGTTTTGTTTTCCCGGAATTCCAAAATGGCTATGACGCTATGTTTGTCATAGGTCAGGTCTTGGAGCATCTAACATATCAAGGACGCACACTGTCGCAGGCGGTTAATCAGTTGCCGACGCTTATTTATCAAGTTGATTCGGTGCACTGTCCATGGGAACGCAAGGGACGCGTTATGCGTTTGCTGGTGGAAAAACATCACAACAAGCCCATGGAACTTCTTGATGGTGTTAAGATTCAGACTAGGCCGGAGCACTGGATTCTAGTGCTGCCGGATCCGGTCGATCCCCTCGTCCATGTATATGCCGACGGTATTGACCTGCAATCAACTTCGGCGGACTTAAATGAGTACACCCAGCTGGTTCGATACCTGCAACAAGTTTAA
- a CDS encoding glycosyltransferase family 4 protein has product MPNNNHRDIKPANGTKRLLMLSWEYPPRIIGGLARVVAELSYELVNLGWEVHVVTADHPGAKEHEMDNGVHVHRVKNQTDSTPDFLNWVSRLNFGLLQYAIELHRKTPFSLVHAHDWMVTDAAWVMKTGFGLPIVSTIHATEAGRMHGIHNDVQRYIHQVEWRLTFESWDVIVNSQHMHHELMRLFGVPADKIVVIPNGCSPEKFNQSFDVQKLRSQYATNSEKVILYVGRMVQEKGVQVLLDAAPHILAAVPNAKFVFVGSGYFLDELKAKADYLGVGHKCRFLGYVSDEDLVRIYKIADVVCIPSLYEPFGIVALEGMAAGVPVVSTDTGGLTDFVEHMVTGITTYTGDAGSLAWGVTEALRNEKLATELKKNAYDKVTHIYNWKVIAKRTNEVYEKVLMQAAAMGADGVASRPEKPTLKAAKAVVPPSMARS; this is encoded by the coding sequence ATGCCAAATAACAATCACCGCGATATCAAACCGGCAAACGGAACCAAAAGATTGCTCATGCTTTCCTGGGAGTATCCGCCGCGCATTATTGGCGGACTTGCTCGCGTTGTAGCTGAACTATCATACGAGCTTGTTAACTTGGGTTGGGAAGTTCATGTAGTTACAGCGGATCATCCCGGCGCTAAAGAGCATGAGATGGACAATGGTGTACATGTGCACCGTGTAAAAAATCAAACAGATTCCACACCGGACTTTTTGAATTGGGTTTCGCGTCTGAATTTTGGTCTTTTGCAATATGCAATTGAGTTGCATCGTAAAACGCCATTTTCACTTGTGCATGCTCATGATTGGATGGTGACTGATGCTGCATGGGTAATGAAGACAGGTTTTGGGCTGCCTATAGTCTCGACGATTCACGCTACAGAAGCTGGGCGCATGCATGGAATTCACAACGATGTTCAGCGTTATATACACCAAGTCGAATGGCGCCTTACGTTTGAATCCTGGGATGTGATTGTTAACAGTCAGCACATGCATCATGAACTTATGAGGCTGTTTGGAGTGCCGGCTGACAAAATTGTGGTCATTCCCAATGGTTGCTCACCTGAAAAATTCAATCAGTCATTTGATGTGCAAAAATTGCGCAGCCAATATGCAACTAATTCTGAGAAGGTTATTTTGTACGTTGGTCGCATGGTGCAAGAGAAGGGAGTGCAAGTCTTACTAGATGCAGCACCGCATATTCTGGCAGCGGTTCCTAACGCTAAATTTGTTTTTGTCGGCAGTGGTTATTTCCTCGATGAACTGAAAGCCAAGGCTGACTATTTGGGTGTCGGACATAAGTGCCGTTTCTTGGGTTACGTAAGCGATGAAGATTTGGTGCGCATCTACAAAATAGCTGATGTCGTTTGTATTCCTAGTCTTTATGAACCATTTGGCATTGTCGCTCTGGAGGGTATGGCAGCAGGTGTCCCCGTTGTATCTACAGACACTGGCGGTCTCACCGATTTTGTTGAGCACATGGTCACGGGAATTACAACTTACACAGGGGACGCCGGTTCATTGGCTTGGGGTGTTACAGAAGCTCTGCGCAACGAAAAGCTGGCAACTGAGCTCAAGAAAAATGCCTATGACAAAGTGACACACATCTACAATTGGAAAGTCATAGCAAAGCGCACAAACGAAGTCTATGAAAAAGTCCTGATGCAAGCAGCAGCCATGGGTGCTGACGGTGTTGCTTCTCGTCCTGAAAAACCAACTTTAAAGGCCGCCAAGGCCGTGGTGCCCCCGTCGATGGCCAGATCCTAA
- a CDS encoding enoyl-CoA hydratase/isomerase family protein — protein sequence MTAMTMTESLIVEKQGSIAFLKLNRPDVLNSLNRDLLTNLLKACDELSSDKDCRVVVIIGSGTKAFCAGADLAERKGMTEGQVLDYLSLIQKTMLAVERLPQVVIAAINGSAFGGGTELSLACDLRMMVEEASLRLTEVKLGIIPGAGGTQRLPRLIGKSKAKELILTGSPISAKDAQAFGLVHRVVPAASAGSGAYHQELLKQAEDWAKEIANNAPLALKQAKYAIDNGFDRDLEAGLAIETKAYLQLLNTKDRLEGLKAFAEKRPPQYTGE from the coding sequence GTGACGGCAATGACTATGACTGAATCACTAATTGTTGAAAAGCAAGGTTCAATAGCTTTTCTCAAACTCAATCGTCCGGATGTGCTCAACAGTCTCAATAGAGACTTGTTGACCAATCTTCTCAAAGCCTGCGATGAGCTGAGTTCTGACAAGGATTGCCGTGTGGTTGTGATTATTGGCTCCGGCACAAAAGCTTTCTGTGCAGGCGCTGATCTTGCCGAGCGCAAAGGTATGACTGAAGGACAAGTTTTGGATTACTTGAGCTTGATTCAAAAAACAATGCTGGCGGTTGAGCGTCTGCCTCAAGTAGTAATAGCTGCCATCAACGGATCGGCTTTTGGTGGTGGTACAGAATTGTCTCTAGCTTGTGATTTGCGCATGATGGTTGAAGAAGCGAGTTTGCGATTGACTGAAGTAAAACTTGGAATTATTCCTGGTGCCGGTGGCACTCAGCGTTTGCCTCGTCTAATCGGCAAGTCAAAAGCAAAGGAATTAATTCTCACGGGTTCACCTATTTCAGCTAAGGATGCGCAAGCTTTTGGGCTTGTGCACCGTGTTGTCCCGGCGGCAAGTGCAGGCAGTGGTGCCTACCACCAGGAATTGCTGAAACAGGCAGAAGACTGGGCGAAAGAAATAGCTAACAATGCGCCACTTGCTCTAAAGCAGGCAAAATATGCCATAGACAATGGATTTGATAGAGATCTCGAAGCTGGATTGGCAATCGAAACAAAAGCTTATCTTCAATTGCTCAATACAAAAGATCGTTTGGAAGGCTTGAAAGCATTTGCAGAAAAGCGCCCCCCACAATACACTGGCGAATAA
- a CDS encoding biotin/lipoyl-binding protein, producing MSEVTAMMAGIVVDVLVKVGDDVSDGQDVVILESMKMQLPVHSTGAGKVAEIKVGTGDFVNEGDALLSLS from the coding sequence GTGAGTGAAGTAACGGCCATGATGGCTGGCATCGTAGTAGACGTTCTTGTCAAAGTCGGCGACGACGTGAGCGACGGACAAGATGTCGTCATACTTGAATCAATGAAAATGCAATTGCCGGTTCATTCAACTGGTGCAGGAAAAGTAGCCGAAATAAAAGTCGGCACTGGTGACTTTGTTAACGAAGGCGATGCTCTGCTGTCACTTTCCTAG
- the pilM gene encoding type IV pilus assembly protein PilM, which yields MFSLNKTGPKLGVDINSETITLIQVEKTKRGIEFVRFAYQPSPVNSVREGIIVDPEAVGYTLKEVIQSAGIKIARPLPLLNVAAPGQSVIIRLLPVPTGIPPEELADVVRQEALHHVPFPLEEANLDWSLLPASERTDVDGVQRVDVILAAIQKHIVDSFWHVSDIVGIPLNTISVSSLSTIRALAFAGYGVQDDKLTMSVSVRHDGTDINFLKAGTPLFSRSVVLGMDTLTESIARSLDITVMEARGLAPHIPLLQTTSNDAALTQAAQIARTVLGDISDEIIRSIDFYRSQVGEVEIQEMYVSGPGSIVPQVDRFLQTRLNIPSTIIDPFQNLVNSELIPMNQRAVYALPLGLLVEPAWSPVSTVDLDLNREGPSATLLEGLGPVAGISVVAEETTPWFMPALAVGTAILLGVAGFWAYATQVDIPQKQAQIDRQQADFDRQKVQLKQLPEIKEATEQLERRKVILVNIIKERHPWSQTLETIRTDTPEGVQIRKIVLSQRTLRLEGHATDFKGVSHLAINIEGSHLAPTVEVESASREEKDPRIINFAITAAITPERIINPVNALPGTAPGAPNVPNAISSRPQSSKPQFLDFYATWCGPCKALKPHVEEAQRQYGDKIEFVSIDIDDPKNKALVEHYNVRAVPNMFFLGQQGQVLDHMVGFQGRDALMKAMSRLYTVAQNGSSR from the coding sequence GTGTTCTCCCTAAATAAGACAGGCCCAAAGCTGGGCGTCGATATTAATAGTGAGACAATTACCCTTATCCAGGTCGAGAAGACCAAAAGGGGCATTGAATTCGTCCGTTTTGCCTATCAGCCAAGCCCGGTCAACTCCGTTCGTGAAGGAATTATTGTTGATCCGGAAGCAGTCGGCTATACACTGAAAGAAGTAATCCAATCAGCCGGTATCAAAATAGCCCGGCCGTTACCGCTTCTAAACGTGGCCGCACCTGGGCAATCAGTAATTATTCGTTTGCTGCCTGTACCAACAGGTATTCCGCCGGAAGAACTTGCCGACGTTGTCAGGCAAGAAGCCTTGCATCACGTGCCGTTTCCACTGGAAGAAGCTAATCTTGATTGGTCCTTATTGCCAGCTTCTGAGCGCACGGATGTTGATGGCGTACAAAGAGTCGATGTAATTTTGGCAGCTATCCAAAAACACATTGTGGATTCTTTCTGGCATGTTTCAGACATTGTAGGCATTCCATTAAACACTATAAGTGTCTCGTCACTGTCGACAATTAGAGCATTGGCTTTTGCCGGATACGGCGTACAAGATGACAAACTGACTATGTCAGTTTCCGTCCGTCACGACGGCACAGACATCAATTTCCTGAAGGCAGGCACGCCGTTATTCAGCCGCTCTGTTGTGCTGGGTATGGACACCTTAACGGAATCCATTGCGCGTAGTCTGGACATTACAGTGATGGAAGCGCGCGGTTTAGCTCCGCACATTCCTCTTTTGCAAACAACCAGCAATGACGCTGCTCTCACTCAAGCAGCACAAATCGCCCGAACTGTACTTGGTGATATTTCCGATGAAATTATTCGTTCGATTGATTTCTATCGTTCGCAAGTCGGTGAAGTGGAAATTCAGGAGATGTATGTTTCCGGTCCAGGTTCTATAGTTCCGCAAGTAGATCGCTTCTTGCAGACAAGGCTAAATATCCCTTCGACAATAATTGATCCGTTCCAGAATTTGGTTAACTCTGAACTTATCCCTATGAACCAGCGAGCAGTCTACGCATTGCCGTTGGGACTTTTGGTTGAGCCGGCCTGGTCGCCTGTCTCAACTGTGGATCTTGATTTAAATAGAGAAGGACCATCAGCAACTCTGCTGGAAGGCTTGGGTCCTGTTGCCGGAATTTCTGTCGTAGCTGAAGAAACTACTCCGTGGTTTATGCCTGCACTGGCTGTGGGCACTGCTATTCTTCTCGGGGTAGCCGGATTCTGGGCTTATGCCACACAAGTCGATATCCCACAAAAACAAGCTCAAATTGACCGTCAACAGGCGGATTTTGACAGACAGAAAGTCCAGCTAAAACAATTGCCCGAGATAAAAGAAGCCACCGAGCAGTTAGAACGGCGCAAAGTAATTCTGGTAAATATCATCAAGGAAAGACACCCTTGGTCACAGACTCTGGAAACCATAAGAACTGATACGCCGGAAGGCGTGCAGATAAGAAAGATTGTCTTGTCACAGCGCACGCTGCGCCTGGAAGGACACGCAACTGATTTCAAAGGCGTCAGCCACCTGGCAATCAACATTGAAGGGTCGCATCTTGCTCCGACAGTTGAGGTGGAATCAGCATCCCGAGAAGAAAAAGATCCGCGCATTATCAACTTTGCTATCACGGCAGCCATAACTCCTGAAAGAATAATCAATCCGGTAAATGCATTGCCTGGAACAGCGCCAGGAGCGCCAAATGTACCGAATGCAATTTCTAGTCGTCCACAATCCTCCAAACCACAATTTTTGGATTTTTATGCTACCTGGTGTGGCCCATGCAAAGCATTGAAGCCGCACGTAGAAGAAGCGCAACGTCAATATGGAGACAAGATTGAATTTGTCTCCATCGATATTGACGATCCAAAAAATAAAGCACTAGTTGAGCATTACAACGTTCGTGCCGTACCCAATATGTTTTTCCTTGGACAACAGGGACAAGTTTTGGATCACATGGTTGGCTTCCAGGGTCGCGATGCATTAATGAAGGCTATGTCACGTCTTTATACCGTTGCACAAAATGGCAGTAGCAGGTGA
- the pilO gene encoding type 4a pilus biogenesis protein PilO: protein MQLREKILVCALPFALAAVMWFAVTSQAVTDWQAKDQELKDKSKEQVVLKSKITNLNKLKDDQKKLEVEIEALRASVPKAPDIDLLMIDVERMCQESGMDLVSVQPPGKDKLKEIAQEDKEQQQALEKSGGKLSLGGKNKSEAISGPDKDKDKAKDKDKKDKKAKGKTKEKPKEVLTPEQEAGLNTLLVQCSVTGDYPSFVELMKKLEAYQRVIGINQLEIDLPEMSASDKKKMQVELNKKLDISFLLTTYYLP, encoded by the coding sequence ATGCAACTTAGAGAAAAAATCTTAGTCTGCGCCTTGCCATTCGCGTTGGCGGCTGTAATGTGGTTTGCCGTTACCAGTCAGGCAGTTACTGATTGGCAGGCTAAAGATCAGGAATTAAAGGATAAATCCAAAGAACAAGTAGTTCTGAAAAGCAAAATTACCAACCTCAACAAACTCAAGGATGATCAAAAGAAACTTGAAGTAGAAATAGAAGCACTACGAGCTTCCGTACCGAAAGCACCCGATATCGATCTTTTGATGATTGATGTGGAAAGAATGTGCCAGGAGTCAGGAATGGACTTGGTCAGTGTCCAACCACCAGGCAAAGATAAATTAAAAGAAATTGCTCAAGAGGACAAAGAACAACAACAAGCACTGGAAAAATCCGGAGGCAAGTTGTCTTTAGGCGGCAAGAATAAGTCAGAGGCTATAAGCGGTCCCGATAAGGATAAAGACAAGGCAAAAGATAAGGACAAGAAGGACAAGAAGGCTAAAGGCAAGACTAAAGAAAAGCCCAAAGAAGTACTCACCCCAGAACAAGAAGCTGGACTAAACACATTGCTGGTTCAATGTAGCGTAACGGGCGACTATCCATCATTTGTTGAGTTGATGAAAAAACTGGAAGCCTATCAACGTGTAATTGGTATCAACCAACTTGAAATTGACTTACCGGAGATGAGCGCATCCGACAAGAAAAAAATGCAGGTTGAGCTGAACAAGAAATTGGACATCTCCTTTCTTTTGACGACATACTATTTACCTTAG
- a CDS encoding molybdenum cofactor guanylyltransferase has translation MFKGGNLMEASLDRQHPDILDTAGRETLPLPVTGLILCGGKSKRMGRPKAFLPYGGRTIVEHLVDRFTKLFDEVFLVANEPDAFSQMTVDVVKDILPNRGPVCGILSGLLVAKHEHVFVVACDMPLIDRKLVREMSRQRRDYDVVVLGHDGEVEPLLGFYAKSCVKPLEDALFAGKNAVHEVLTGVSAKVFDYKQVVNTSVQLPAYFNVNTPLDYSELLANTTR, from the coding sequence ATGTTCAAGGGTGGAAATTTGATGGAAGCATCCCTAGATAGACAGCATCCGGATATTCTTGACACCGCTGGTCGTGAGACTTTGCCTTTGCCTGTCACCGGACTAATTCTATGTGGCGGCAAGAGCAAGCGTATGGGCAGACCTAAGGCGTTTCTGCCTTATGGTGGACGCACAATCGTTGAACATCTAGTCGACAGATTTACAAAATTGTTCGACGAAGTATTTCTTGTTGCTAATGAGCCGGATGCCTTTTCGCAAATGACCGTTGATGTTGTAAAAGATATTTTGCCTAACCGCGGACCCGTTTGCGGCATTCTTTCAGGACTGTTGGTAGCAAAGCATGAGCATGTTTTTGTTGTTGCTTGCGACATGCCTCTTATAGATAGAAAATTGGTCAGGGAAATGTCTCGCCAGAGGCGTGATTATGATGTCGTAGTTCTGGGACACGATGGCGAAGTTGAACCGTTACTTGGCTTCTATGCCAAGTCCTGCGTAAAACCGTTGGAAGATGCGTTGTTTGCCGGGAAAAATGCAGTGCATGAAGTGCTAACAGGTGTCTCGGCGAAGGTGTTTGACTATAAGCAAGTGGTCAATACATCCGTGCAATTGCCGGCATATTTCAATGTCAACACACCTTTGGATTATTCCGAGCTTTTAGCTAATACAACCAGATAA
- a CDS encoding NAD(P)-dependent glycerol-3-phosphate dehydrogenase — translation MAIEQNSSRIAIMGAGSWGSTLAWLFSNHGREVSIWVRETEKVALKKEHRHPKGGATVPTLVRISSDMAEAVKGAEVILFCCTSQSMREVAGKFYKAWQAQESNGNAKPILVTCAKGFELSTLKRMTEVLKECAPGFAVAALSGPNLAGEIAKGLPTATVVASDDEKTASAVQVALSVSSFRVYTNDDVIGVELGGALKNIFAVASGCVDGLGLGANAKSTLLTRGLVEMMRLSGKLGAKPSTLTGLAGMGDLFATCSSELSRNYRLGKQMSQGASLADVINNLGGVAEGVWTAEAVCEMAKNLGIDLPIVTQINATIKGTTTPEHAIMTLMTRPLSSE, via the coding sequence ATGGCAATCGAGCAAAATTCTTCTCGCATAGCAATTATGGGAGCGGGTAGTTGGGGATCCACTCTCGCTTGGCTTTTCTCGAATCACGGTCGTGAAGTTTCCATTTGGGTTCGGGAAACAGAAAAAGTCGCACTGAAAAAAGAGCACAGGCATCCAAAAGGCGGTGCCACAGTTCCTACTCTAGTTCGCATATCATCAGATATGGCCGAGGCAGTCAAAGGAGCCGAGGTTATACTCTTTTGTTGTACGTCCCAGTCGATGCGTGAGGTCGCCGGCAAATTCTATAAAGCCTGGCAGGCTCAAGAATCAAATGGCAATGCCAAACCAATTCTTGTCACGTGCGCAAAGGGATTTGAACTTTCCACTCTGAAGCGTATGACGGAAGTCTTAAAAGAGTGCGCACCTGGTTTTGCGGTAGCAGCGCTATCGGGGCCCAATTTAGCGGGTGAAATAGCTAAAGGGTTGCCAACGGCAACTGTTGTAGCGTCCGATGACGAGAAGACTGCCTCTGCTGTGCAAGTTGCTCTTTCCGTTTCGTCGTTTCGTGTCTACACCAATGATGATGTGATTGGCGTTGAATTGGGTGGGGCGTTGAAAAATATCTTTGCAGTTGCGTCCGGATGCGTTGATGGTTTGGGCTTAGGAGCTAACGCGAAGTCAACATTGCTCACGCGTGGCTTGGTGGAGATGATGCGCTTGTCTGGAAAGCTTGGCGCAAAGCCCTCTACCTTGACAGGTCTTGCCGGAATGGGCGATCTCTTTGCTACTTGTTCCAGTGAATTGTCTCGAAATTACAGACTCGGTAAACAAATGTCGCAAGGAGCATCGCTGGCTGACGTAATTAACAACTTGGGCGGAGTTGCCGAAGGAGTTTGGACTGCAGAGGCAGTTTGCGAAATGGCAAAGAATTTGGGAATTGATTTACCGATTGTGACGCAGATTAACGCCACAATTAAGGGAACAACTACACCAGAGCACGCGATTATGACCTTAATGACAAGACCTCTATCCAGTGAGTAG
- a CDS encoding hydroxymethylglutaryl-CoA lyase — MFEKLPGQVTVFEVGPRDGLQNEERFVPTADKVRLIEALASAGLKNIEITSFVSPKWIPQLADGADVAALLKLPADVITSALVPNLKGLDSAHAAGVRKVAVFMSASESHSKRNINKTIDEAVTTLSEVVIAAKEKGHLVRGYLSVVFECPYEGSVDRNQVARLVERLLSMGIDELSLGDTIGAATPGQVATLVKLLSKSVPLEKMALHFHDTRGTALANVVAGLESGVTTFDASIGGMGGCPYAPGAAGNLATEDLIYMLNGLGVKTGVDLNKLVDCGALAQEIIGRQLPGRYLKAALASRDKASCVEAKK, encoded by the coding sequence ATGTTCGAGAAGTTGCCTGGACAAGTTACGGTATTCGAAGTTGGTCCACGCGATGGGCTGCAGAATGAAGAGCGCTTTGTGCCGACTGCGGACAAAGTTCGCTTGATTGAAGCGCTGGCCTCTGCTGGTCTGAAAAATATAGAAATTACTTCTTTTGTCAGCCCGAAATGGATACCGCAATTGGCTGACGGCGCTGATGTTGCAGCTTTATTGAAGTTGCCTGCTGATGTAATTACATCTGCCCTTGTGCCTAACTTGAAGGGGCTGGATTCCGCTCATGCTGCCGGCGTGCGCAAAGTAGCGGTATTTATGTCTGCATCTGAAAGTCATAGCAAGCGCAACATAAATAAAACAATCGACGAAGCTGTCACGACACTTTCTGAAGTGGTAATTGCCGCTAAGGAAAAAGGACATTTGGTTCGGGGTTACTTGTCTGTTGTATTTGAATGTCCGTATGAAGGATCTGTTGATCGTAATCAAGTTGCGCGATTGGTTGAGCGTTTGCTTTCTATGGGTATCGATGAACTTTCACTGGGTGACACAATTGGTGCGGCAACACCTGGACAAGTTGCAACGCTGGTTAAGTTGTTGTCCAAGAGCGTGCCGTTGGAGAAAATGGCGCTGCATTTTCATGACACTAGAGGTACGGCATTGGCAAATGTCGTTGCCGGATTGGAAAGCGGCGTGACAACATTTGATGCTTCTATCGGCGGTATGGGCGGTTGTCCTTATGCGCCTGGCGCTGCCGGCAATTTAGCGACGGAGGATTTGATTTACATGCTCAATGGCTTGGGCGTGAAAACAGGAGTTGATCTAAATAAACTAGTTGATTGTGGTGCTCTTGCGCAAGAAATCATCGGTAGGCAATTGCCGGGAAGATATTTGAAAGCAGCACTGGCATCAAGAGACAAGGCGAGTTGCGTGGAGGCTAAGAAGTGA